In a genomic window of Myxococcaceae bacterium JPH2:
- a CDS encoding M4 family metallopeptidase, with translation MSKVLGSWPIPLLSLLLSAGPGQAATGLKPVSREALTQIRAKQDSRVALATQRIQAARSSLGLGDRDGFQLRTANTDRFGQTHVRFQQTFSGVPVWGGDAIVHLDVDNGEQPATTHLYPGVRMPDVRPALQASEALTVAEQDEGTAAHGAYSVAPQSELVIYPVTQEQILTPEKSREQLNAVDVTRQVTRYALAWHIHTELSNKQDGVRHTDYIVDSQSGEVLRRWNALQTAAAVGTGNSQYSGTVALQTNQLPDGTFELRDTTRGSTGNITYSAEHGDADLGPVTLIPYTDADNTWGNGQQYIEGNPTMDITGQTAAVDAHFGLQTTWDFYKNVMSRHGIDDRGTATFNRVHYKTAYDNAFWSNGCFCMTYGDGAGFTTLTAIDVSAHEMSHGVMANTAALIYAEESGGLNEANSDIMGTMVEFYLRGKNATGSVIGDTGGNWSIGEQLDSEPLRYMFKPSKDGLSPDAWTPDLYKVDVHYSSGPMNRAFYFLSVGATTTGETSTPYLPQGMGGIGNDKAAAIWYRAITTYLFPASNYVAARTACLQSARDLFGSDSAEFRAVQNAFAGINVGYTAGTYDDRVPPQVAASVVGNAGTLRLEATASDNVGVTRVQFVVDGVIAGESVSLPFFTMFNSQSLANGVHQLQAIAQDAAGNRTTSASVAFMVSNQTEQLLINPGFELGDFGWDHTDAVLNYPVSSGSHRGSGYIWLDGYGTAHTDNLSQLVTIPAGTTSASLSFWLSLTTAETTTTAVNDYITISVRDPQGNVLQTLATYSNLDADLDYVQRSYDLTAYAGQTIRIFLEAVENSSRASNFKLDDFALRVSSTPDVTAPTVNAYVQQAGNAVGLYADVSDDSALSSVKFLVDGTEVASKASSYSAIIPTSSLTNGSHTLVVTATDVAGHTASSTPVSFFIDRTTTQLLLNPGFETVPNPAAAWTFTSVPSSTSINNVGTSSPRSGLRLAIFNGAGVPNTGTMRQTVTVPAAATSAVLTFWTRILSTAFADGQVHDTFTFQIRDSSGNVLATPAVYSNLDDTAGVYVMRTFNLSAYKGQTLQLFFTAVQTAPVVPGGFTRVRVDDFSLAVSTAQDTNPPRASVAVKGTYGNISITAGATDNVWVSQVDVYVDGTLVRSQQNPPGPFTVAYDTRGLTNGDHTVEVRATDVAGNVGTASQTFGIYNSTIQDTQDPTVTGSVSGTHGVVTLAATASDDTGVTEVEFYVDNLYRGRSVTAPYVVPFDLSTVAYGTHTLTVRAYDAYGHEAVHSVAFERVPVSVAVAPASAIVRWGETVNFGATVLNTETNSAATWSLQEGPAAGSISATGVYTAPSATGTFHVVATSVEDPTRSASATVRVYTGDINADGLVDGEDMGVLAQALGAHNGDAHYAPAADLDGNGLVDDNDITLFIAEFGR, from the coding sequence ATGTCCAAAGTGTTGGGCTCATGGCCCATCCCTCTCCTCTCCCTGTTGCTGTCGGCCGGGCCCGGCCAGGCCGCGACAGGGCTGAAGCCGGTGTCGCGCGAAGCCCTGACTCAGATTCGGGCAAAGCAAGACTCGCGCGTGGCACTCGCCACCCAGCGCATCCAGGCGGCTCGCTCGAGCCTGGGCCTGGGTGACCGGGACGGCTTCCAGCTTCGGACCGCCAACACGGACCGGTTTGGCCAGACACACGTACGCTTCCAGCAGACGTTCTCCGGCGTGCCGGTCTGGGGTGGCGACGCCATCGTCCACCTCGATGTCGACAATGGGGAGCAGCCCGCGACGACGCACCTGTATCCGGGAGTCCGCATGCCGGACGTGCGCCCCGCGCTGCAGGCCAGCGAGGCGCTCACGGTCGCGGAGCAGGACGAGGGAACGGCGGCCCATGGCGCGTACTCGGTCGCGCCGCAGTCCGAGCTCGTCATCTACCCGGTGACGCAGGAGCAGATCCTCACGCCGGAGAAGTCCCGGGAGCAGCTCAACGCGGTGGACGTCACGCGCCAGGTGACGCGCTACGCGCTCGCGTGGCACATCCACACGGAGCTGTCGAACAAGCAGGACGGTGTCCGCCACACGGACTACATCGTCGACTCCCAGTCCGGTGAGGTGCTGCGCCGCTGGAACGCGCTGCAGACGGCCGCCGCGGTGGGCACGGGCAACTCGCAGTACAGCGGCACGGTGGCCCTGCAGACGAACCAGCTTCCGGACGGGACGTTCGAGCTGCGCGACACCACGCGCGGCAGCACGGGCAACATCACGTACTCGGCCGAGCACGGCGATGCCGACCTCGGCCCCGTCACGCTCATTCCTTACACCGACGCGGACAACACCTGGGGCAACGGGCAGCAGTACATCGAGGGCAACCCCACGATGGACATCACCGGCCAGACGGCCGCCGTCGATGCCCACTTCGGACTCCAGACGACGTGGGACTTCTACAAGAACGTCATGAGCCGTCACGGCATCGATGACAGGGGCACGGCCACCTTCAACCGCGTCCACTACAAGACCGCCTACGACAACGCGTTCTGGAGCAATGGCTGCTTCTGCATGACCTACGGCGATGGCGCGGGCTTCACGACCCTGACTGCCATTGACGTGTCGGCGCACGAGATGAGCCACGGCGTCATGGCCAACACGGCGGCCCTCATCTACGCCGAGGAGTCCGGCGGTCTGAACGAGGCCAACTCCGACATCATGGGAACGATGGTGGAGTTCTACCTGCGCGGCAAGAACGCCACGGGCTCCGTCATCGGCGATACGGGCGGCAACTGGTCCATCGGCGAGCAGCTCGACTCCGAGCCCCTGCGGTACATGTTCAAGCCCAGCAAGGACGGGCTGAGCCCTGATGCGTGGACGCCGGACCTCTACAAGGTCGACGTGCACTACAGCAGCGGCCCGATGAACCGCGCGTTCTACTTCCTCTCCGTGGGCGCGACGACCACGGGCGAAACGTCCACGCCTTACCTGCCGCAGGGCATGGGCGGCATCGGCAACGACAAGGCCGCGGCCATCTGGTACCGCGCCATCACCACGTACCTCTTCCCCGCCTCCAACTACGTGGCGGCGCGCACCGCCTGCCTCCAGTCGGCTCGGGACCTGTTCGGCTCCGACTCCGCGGAGTTCCGCGCGGTGCAGAACGCCTTCGCGGGCATCAACGTGGGCTACACCGCTGGAACGTATGACGACCGCGTCCCGCCCCAGGTCGCGGCGTCGGTGGTCGGCAACGCGGGCACCCTCCGCCTGGAGGCCACCGCCTCCGACAACGTCGGCGTCACGCGCGTGCAGTTCGTCGTGGACGGCGTCATCGCGGGCGAGAGCGTGAGCCTGCCGTTCTTCACGATGTTCAACTCGCAGAGCCTGGCCAACGGCGTTCACCAGCTCCAGGCCATCGCGCAGGATGCCGCGGGCAACCGGACGACCTCCGCCTCGGTGGCGTTCATGGTCTCCAACCAGACGGAGCAACTCCTCATCAACCCGGGCTTCGAGCTGGGTGACTTCGGGTGGGATCACACCGACGCGGTCCTCAACTATCCCGTGAGCAGCGGCTCGCACCGAGGCTCGGGCTACATCTGGCTGGATGGCTACGGCACCGCGCACACGGACAACCTGTCGCAGCTCGTCACCATCCCGGCGGGGACCACGTCCGCCTCGCTGTCCTTCTGGCTGAGCCTGACCACCGCCGAGACGACGACGACCGCCGTCAATGACTACATCACCATCTCGGTGCGCGACCCCCAGGGCAACGTGCTGCAGACGCTCGCCACGTACTCCAACCTCGACGCGGACCTCGACTATGTCCAGCGCAGCTACGACCTGACCGCGTACGCGGGACAGACCATCCGCATCTTCCTGGAGGCCGTGGAGAACAGCTCGCGCGCGTCCAACTTCAAGCTGGATGACTTCGCGCTGCGCGTGTCGTCCACGCCGGATGTGACCGCGCCCACTGTCAATGCCTATGTCCAGCAGGCGGGCAACGCCGTGGGCCTCTACGCGGACGTGTCCGACGACAGCGCGCTCAGCAGCGTGAAGTTCCTCGTCGACGGGACCGAGGTGGCCTCGAAGGCGTCGTCCTACAGCGCGATCATCCCCACCAGCAGCCTGACGAACGGAAGCCACACGCTCGTGGTCACCGCCACGGACGTCGCGGGCCACACGGCGTCCTCCACGCCGGTCAGCTTCTTCATCGATCGCACGACCACCCAGCTCCTGCTGAACCCGGGCTTCGAGACGGTTCCCAATCCGGCGGCGGCCTGGACGTTCACCAGCGTTCCCAGCTCCACGTCCATCAACAACGTCGGGACCAGCTCTCCGCGCTCCGGCTTGCGGCTGGCCATCTTCAACGGCGCGGGTGTCCCCAACACGGGAACCATGCGGCAGACGGTGACGGTGCCGGCCGCTGCCACGTCCGCCGTCCTGACGTTCTGGACCCGCATCCTGAGCACGGCCTTCGCCGACGGGCAGGTGCACGACACGTTCACGTTCCAGATTCGCGACAGCTCGGGCAACGTGCTGGCCACCCCGGCCGTCTACTCGAACCTGGATGACACCGCGGGTGTCTATGTGATGCGCACGTTCAACCTGAGCGCATACAAGGGCCAGACCCTCCAGTTGTTCTTCACCGCCGTGCAGACCGCGCCGGTCGTCCCGGGAGGCTTCACGCGCGTGCGCGTGGATGACTTCTCGCTGGCGGTCTCCACCGCGCAGGACACCAACCCGCCCCGCGCCAGCGTCGCGGTCAAGGGGACCTACGGCAACATCTCCATCACCGCCGGCGCCACGGACAATGTCTGGGTCTCCCAGGTGGATGTGTATGTGGATGGCACGCTCGTGCGCTCCCAGCAGAACCCTCCGGGCCCGTTCACGGTCGCGTACGACACGCGTGGCCTCACGAATGGCGACCACACGGTCGAGGTGCGCGCCACGGACGTGGCGGGCAACGTCGGCACGGCCAGCCAGACCTTCGGCATCTACAACAGCACCATCCAGGACACGCAGGACCCGACGGTCACCGGGAGCGTCAGCGGCACCCACGGCGTGGTGACCCTCGCCGCCACCGCGTCCGATGACACGGGCGTCACCGAGGTGGAGTTCTACGTCGACAACCTCTACCGAGGTCGCTCCGTCACCGCCCCCTACGTGGTGCCGTTCGACCTGAGCACCGTGGCCTACGGCACGCACACGCTCACGGTCCGCGCGTACGACGCCTATGGCCATGAGGCCGTGCACTCGGTCGCGTTCGAGCGCGTCCCGGTGTCCGTCGCCGTCGCCCCCGCCTCGGCGATCGTTCGCTGGGGTGAGACGGTCAACTTCGGCGCGACCGTGCTCAACACCGAGACCAACTCGGCCGCCACCTGGTCGCTGCAGGAGGGCCCCGCGGCCGGCAGCATCAGCGCCACGGGCGTCTACACCGCGCCCAGCGCCACGGGCACCTTCCACGTCGTGGCCACCAGCGTGGAGGACCCGACCCGGAGCGCGAGCGCGACGGTGCGCGTCTACACGGGTGACATCAACGCGGACGGACTCGTCGATGGCGAGGACATGGGCGTGCTCGCCCAGGCCCTCGGCGCACACAACGGCGACGCCCACTACGCCCCCGCGGCCGACCTCGATGGCAACGGCCTCGTGGACGACAACGACATCACTCTCTTCATCGCCGAGTTTGGACGGTAA